From the genome of Globicephala melas chromosome 11, mGloMel1.2, whole genome shotgun sequence, one region includes:
- the LOC115848774 gene encoding zinc finger and SCAN domain-containing protein 26, translated as MATALVTTPSPAPLNLKKEGLHLVKEDNRSSREQGAKLQGNGAGLGQEPLCKQFRQLRYEETTGPREALSRLRELCRQWLRPDAHTKEQILELLVLEQLLTILPEELQARVREHHPESGEDVVVVLEDLQPELRGTEQQVDPNQAKKQKMLVEETAPLKAVLKQQVQPEGEIPKPKRQKGEETRTENGKLVVETDSCGGVESSGKISEPKDAYYEDSNLDRQQDKAKEKTDYKCSECGEGFIQHSDLIKHEGSHRGEKLCESEVCQSSSLTGHQKIHSREKGHQCHECGKTFQRSSHLVRHQKIHLGEKPYQCKECEKVFSQNAGLLEHLRIHTGEKPYLCIHCGKNFRRSSHLNRHQRIHSQEEPCECKECGKTFSQALLLTHHQRIHSHSKSHQCNECGKAFTLTSDLIRHHRIHTGEKPFKCTICQKAFRLNSHLTQHVRIHNEEKPYECNECGEAFRQRSGLFQHQRYHHKDKQA; from the exons ATGGCAACAGCATTGGTAACCACTCCTTCCCCGGCTCCTCTGAATCTGAAGAAGGAGGGACTTCACTTAGTGAAGGAGGATAACCGCTCTTCTCGGGAACAGGGGGCCAAGCTGCAAGGAAATGGCGCAGGCCTCGGGCAGGAGCCACTGTGCAAACAGTTCAGGCAGTTGCGCTATGAAGAGACCACAGGACCTCGAGAAGCGCTGAGCCGGCTCCGGGAGCTCTGCCGACAGTGGCTGCGGCCCGACGCCCACACCAAGGAGCAGATCCTGGAGCTGCTGGTGCTGGAGCAGCTCCTGACCATCCTGCCCGAGGAGCTGCAGGCCCGGGTGCGGGAGCATCACCCAGAGAGTGGGGAAGATGTGGTTGTTGTACTGGAGGATTTGCAGCCAGAACTGAGAGGAACAGAACAACAGGTG GACCCAAACcaggcaaagaaacagaaaatgcttGTGGAGGAGACGGCCCCTCTGAAAGCAGTGCTGAAGCAGCAGGTCCAGCCTGAGGGTGAAATTCCCAAGCCCAAGAGACAGAAGG GTGAGGAGACAAGGACTGAGAATGGGAAGCTGGTTGTAGAGACAGACTCCTGTGGAGGAGTGGAATCATCTGGGAAAATATCTGAACCCAAAGATGCTTATTATGAGGACTCTAACTTGGATAGGCAGCAGGACAAGGCCAAGGAGAAGACTGACTATAAATGCTCAGAATGTGGGGAGGGGTTCATCCAGCACTCAGACCTGATTAAGCATGAAGGTTCACACAGGGGAGAAAAGCTCTGTGAATCTGAAGTGTGTCAGAGTTCTAGTCTTACTGGACATCAGAAAATCCACTCGAGAGAGAAGGGTCATCAGTGTCATGAGTGTGGGAAAACCTTTCAGAGAAGTTCACACCTTGTCAGACATCAGAAAATCCATCTTGGCGAGAAGCCTTATCAGTGCAAGGAGTGTGAAAAAGTCTTTAGCCAGAATGCAGGCCTTTTGGAACATCTCAGAatccatactggagagaaaccttacctGTGTATCCACTGTGGAAAGAACTTTCGGCGCAGCTCTCACCTTAATCGACACCAGAGAATTCACAGTCAGGAGGAGCCCTGTGAGTGCAAGGAGTGTGGGAAAACCTTTAGTCAGGCCCTACTCCTCACCCACCATCAGAGAATCCACAGCCACTCCAAAAGCCATCAGTGTAAcgagtgtgggaaagccttcactTTGACCTCAGACCTTATTCGACACCACAGgattcacactggagaaaaacctTTCAAGTGTACCATATGCCAGAAAGCCTTCCGACTAAACTCACACCTTACTCAGCACGTGAGAATCCACAACGAGGAAAAACCGTACGAGTGTAATGAATGTGGAGAAGCCTTCAGACAGAGGTCAGGTCTTTTTCAACATCAGAGATATCACCACAAAGACAAACAGGCTTGA
- the LOC115848823 gene encoding protein BEX3-like gives MKTQVQENGEVEQPVQNAEQDRPLGGGEGHQPAGNNRQGQARRLAPNFPWAIPKRQVNDGMGGDGDDMEMFMEMREIRRKLRELQLRNCLRILMGELSNHHDHHDEFCLMP, from the exons atgaaaacacag GTCCAGGAAAACGGAGAAGTGGAGCAGCCTGTGCAGAATGCAGAGCAAGACCGCCCTTTGGGAGGGGGCGAAGGCCACCAGCCAGCAGGAAATAATAGACAGGGACAGGCTCGCCGACTTGCCCCTAATTTCCCATGGGCCATACCCAAGAGGCAGGTCAACGATGGGATGGGTGGAGATGGAGATGATATGGAAATGTTCATGGAGATGAGAGAAATCAGGAGAAAACTTAGGGAGCTGCAGTTGAGGAACTGTCTGCGTATCCTTATGGGGGAGCTCTCTAATCACCATGACCATCATGATGAATTTTGCCTTATGCCTTGA